The Streptococcaceae bacterium ESL0687 genome has a segment encoding these proteins:
- a CDS encoding DNA starvation/stationary phase protection protein — translation MSREKTKELLNQSVADLSKASALIHQVHWYMRGPGFMKLHPKMDTYMDQLNSILDTLSERLITIGGSPVSTLKEFDELSKIKLEKATWDKTIEERIEQVIEAYKYLDELFYQGITVSDEEGDPVTSDIFTTSNAEIEKTIWMLESEIGRAPGL, via the coding sequence ATGTCTAGAGAAAAAACAAAGGAACTTTTAAATCAATCAGTTGCTGATTTATCAAAAGCAAGTGCGCTTATCCACCAAGTACACTGGTATATGCGTGGACCAGGATTTATGAAACTTCATCCAAAGATGGACACTTACATGGATCAATTAAACAGTATTCTTGATACACTGTCTGAACGTTTAATTACAATCGGAGGAAGTCCTGTTTCAACTCTTAAAGAATTTGACGAACTTTCAAAAATCAAACTTGAAAAAGCTACTTGGGACAAGACTATCGAAGAAAGAATTGAGCAAGTAATCGAAGCTTATAAGTACCTAGATGAGTTATTCTACCAAGGTATTACCGTTTCTGATGAAGAAGGTGACCCTGTAACATCTGATATCTTTACTACATCTAACGCTGAAATTGAAAAAACAATCTGGATGCTAGAGTCTGAAATTGGCCGTGCACCAGGACTGTAA
- a CDS encoding prepilin peptidase, translating to MIIYFIYGSIFGSFFGLLIDRFPETSILFPNSKCDSCKTKLAFYDLIPILSQLFLKFKCRYCKKRTSIWYSALEIVSGIYFSLYYLQVINFPQLLLLVMATILSLYDIRSQTYPLVIWIFFNLIFLIFLPINYLFASFLGLAILAMIFDFKLGAGDLLFLASLSLFNDYNQILLVIQLSSLGAIFYSEFFKRKIIPFVPFLFAAQIIIMLFKNL from the coding sequence ATGATTATTTATTTTATTTATGGAAGTATTTTTGGATCCTTCTTCGGCCTTCTTATCGACCGATTTCCAGAAACTTCAATTCTTTTTCCGAATTCAAAATGTGATTCTTGTAAAACCAAACTTGCCTTTTATGACCTAATTCCTATCCTTTCCCAGCTCTTTTTAAAATTTAAATGCAGATACTGTAAAAAGAGGACAAGTATTTGGTATTCTGCCCTTGAAATAGTTAGTGGAATCTATTTTTCCCTCTATTATTTACAAGTAATTAATTTTCCGCAACTTCTTTTGCTAGTCATGGCAACCATCCTTAGCCTTTACGATATTAGAAGTCAGACCTATCCTTTAGTTATCTGGATATTTTTTAATTTAATCTTTTTAATCTTTCTACCTATCAATTATCTTTTTGCTAGCTTTTTAGGTCTGGCCATACTGGCTATGATTTTTGATTTTAAATTAGGAGCTGGTGATTTACTTTTTCTAGCCAGTCTGTCCTTATTTAACGATTACAATCAAATCTTACTGGTAATCCAATTATCTTCCCTAGGTGCCATTTTTTATTCGGAATTTTTTAAAAGAAAAATTATTCCCTTTGTTCCCTTTTTATTTGCTGCCCAAATCATTATCATGCTTTTTAAAAACCTGTAA
- the dinB gene encoding DNA polymerase IV, whose product MLEYPLINDTSRKIIHIDMDAFYASVEERDDPSLIGKPLVIARNPLESGGRGVVSTCNYEARKYGIHSAMSAKEAYELCPQAKFLPGNYSKYRQVSSQIHEIFHRYTDLVEGIAFDEAYLDVTENKVNSLSAVKVAKMIQHDIYNELHLTSSAGVSYNKFLAKLASDFEKPRGLTLILPGEAQVFLENLSIAKFNGVGKRTEERLNDLGIYTGSDLAEANPQKLIDNLGVLGWDLYLKAHGINNSPVKASRIRKSLGNERTYGKLLYMEEDIVAEISSLAKNVSQTLKKEKLKGKTIVLKLRTSDFETHTKRLTRDEKTDDFEIINRGAVKLLEEFNDVFAKGIRLLGVTVTGF is encoded by the coding sequence ATGCTTGAATATCCGCTGATTAATGATACCAGTCGTAAAATCATCCATATCGACATGGATGCCTTTTATGCTTCAGTCGAAGAAAGAGATGATCCCTCCCTTATTGGTAAACCTCTAGTTATTGCCCGGAATCCTTTAGAGAGTGGCGGCCGGGGAGTAGTTTCAACTTGTAATTATGAGGCTAGAAAATACGGTATCCATTCAGCCATGTCAGCCAAAGAGGCTTACGAGCTTTGCCCCCAGGCAAAATTTTTACCGGGAAATTATAGTAAGTACCGCCAAGTATCAAGCCAGATCCATGAAATTTTCCACCGTTATACAGATTTGGTTGAGGGAATTGCCTTCGATGAAGCCTATTTGGATGTAACTGAAAATAAAGTTAATAGCCTATCAGCCGTTAAAGTCGCTAAGATGATCCAACATGATATCTATAATGAACTTCATCTGACTAGTTCCGCTGGAGTATCCTATAATAAATTTTTAGCCAAGCTTGCAAGTGATTTTGAAAAGCCAAGGGGACTTACCCTGATTCTTCCGGGCGAAGCTCAAGTTTTTTTGGAAAATCTATCAATTGCTAAATTTAATGGAGTGGGTAAAAGGACTGAGGAAAGGTTGAATGACCTTGGGATTTATACGGGGTCTGATTTGGCTGAAGCTAATCCTCAAAAACTAATTGATAATTTGGGTGTCCTTGGTTGGGACCTCTACCTGAAAGCTCACGGAATTAATAATAGTCCAGTAAAAGCCAGTAGGATTAGGAAGTCCCTGGGAAATGAGAGAACCTACGGTAAGCTTTTGTACATGGAAGAAGACATAGTGGCAGAAATTTCTTCATTAGCCAAAAATGTCAGTCAAACGCTCAAAAAAGAAAAACTAAAGGGTAAGACCATTGTTTTAAAACTTAGAACTTCCGATTTTGAAACTCATACCAAGCGCTTAACTCGGGATGAAAAAACAGATGACTTTGAAATAATCAACAGGGGAGCAGTCAAGTTACTAGAAGAATTTAATGACGTTTTTGCTAAAGGAATAAGGCTTTTAGGCGTTACCGTTACAGGTTTTTAA
- the pflB gene encoding formate C-acetyltransferase produces MKTEVTQDLFEKAWEGFKGLDWKEKVSVSRFVNANYEPYDGDESFLAGPTARSLKVKEILETTKDHYEATRFPMDTDRVASIADIPAGYIDKDLDIIYGLQNSEPFRLSLMPKGGIRMAETTLKENGYEISPEIHEIFTKYVTTVNDGIFRAYTQNIRRARHAHTVTGLPDAYSRGRIIGVYARLALYGADFLMKEKAADWNAITEIDEESIRLREEINLQYQALDEVAKLGDLYGLDVRKPAMNVKEAIQWTNIAFMAAARVINGAATSLGRVPIVLDIFAQRDLERGTFTEEEIQEFVDDFVLKLRSVKFARTKAYDQIYSGDPTFITTSMAGMGNDGRHRVTKMDYRFLNTLDNIGNSPEPNLTVLWSDKLPYNFRRYCMNMSHKHSSIQYEGVETMAKDGYGEMSCISCCVSPLDPESEDKRHNIQYFGARVNVLKALLTGIDGGYDDVHHDYKVFDIDAITSDVLEYDEVMENFDKSLDWLTDTYVDALNIIHYMTDKYNYEAVQMAFLPSHQRANMGFGICGFANVVDTISAIKYATVKPVRNEDGRIVDYITEGEFPRFGEDDDRVDNIGKLVMKMYHEKLARHKLYKNAEATVSLLTITSNVAYSKQTGHSPVNRGVFLNEDGSVNYDEYEFFSPGANPLPASRGGWLQNLNSISKLEFKHANDGISLTTQVSPRALGKTRDEQIENLVDILDAYFINGGQHMNLNVMDLNDVYGKIMNGEDVIVRISGYCVNTKYLGPEQRKELTKRVFHEVLSMDEAAQ; encoded by the coding sequence ATGAAGACTGAAGTAACTCAAGATTTATTTGAAAAGGCTTGGGAGGGATTCAAAGGCCTTGATTGGAAAGAAAAAGTATCAGTATCACGTTTCGTAAATGCTAACTACGAACCATACGATGGAGATGAATCTTTCTTAGCTGGACCTACTGCCCGTAGCCTTAAAGTTAAAGAGATTTTAGAAACTACTAAAGACCACTACGAAGCAACACGTTTCCCTATGGATACAGACCGTGTAGCAAGTATTGCTGATATCCCAGCTGGTTATATCGACAAAGATTTAGATATTATCTATGGATTACAAAATTCAGAACCTTTCCGTCTAAGTTTAATGCCAAAAGGTGGAATCCGTATGGCAGAAACTACTCTTAAGGAAAATGGCTATGAAATTTCACCAGAAATTCACGAAATTTTTACTAAATATGTAACGACTGTAAATGACGGAATTTTCCGTGCTTACACTCAAAACATCCGTCGTGCCCGCCACGCCCACACTGTAACTGGTCTGCCAGATGCTTACTCACGTGGACGTATTATTGGGGTTTATGCTCGTCTTGCACTTTACGGGGCTGACTTCTTAATGAAAGAAAAAGCAGCTGACTGGAATGCAATCACTGAAATCGACGAAGAATCAATCCGCCTACGTGAAGAAATCAACCTTCAGTATCAAGCTCTTGATGAAGTTGCAAAACTTGGTGATCTTTACGGATTAGATGTTCGTAAACCAGCTATGAACGTTAAGGAAGCTATCCAGTGGACAAACATCGCCTTCATGGCAGCAGCTCGTGTAATCAACGGAGCAGCAACATCCCTTGGACGTGTGCCAATCGTACTTGATATCTTCGCCCAACGTGACCTTGAGCGTGGAACCTTCACCGAAGAAGAAATCCAAGAATTCGTAGATGACTTTGTACTTAAACTTCGTTCAGTCAAGTTTGCCCGTACTAAAGCCTACGACCAAATCTATTCAGGAGACCCAACATTCATTACAACTTCAATGGCTGGTATGGGTAACGACGGACGCCACCGTGTAACTAAGATGGACTACCGTTTCCTAAACACTCTTGATAACATCGGAAACTCACCAGAACCAAACCTTACTGTCCTTTGGTCTGACAAGCTTCCATACAATTTCCGCCGCTACTGTATGAACATGAGCCACAAACACTCTTCAATCCAATATGAAGGTGTTGAAACAATGGCCAAAGACGGATACGGAGAAATGTCTTGTATCTCATGTTGTGTATCTCCACTTGATCCTGAAAGTGAAGACAAACGTCACAATATCCAGTACTTCGGAGCGCGTGTAAACGTACTTAAGGCTCTTCTTACTGGTATTGACGGAGGATATGATGATGTCCACCATGACTACAAGGTATTTGATATTGATGCAATCACATCAGATGTTCTTGAATATGATGAAGTTATGGAAAACTTCGACAAGTCTCTTGACTGGCTGACTGATACTTATGTTGATGCCCTAAACATCATCCACTACATGACTGACAAGTACAACTACGAAGCAGTTCAAATGGCCTTCCTACCTTCACACCAACGTGCAAATATGGGATTTGGTATCTGTGGATTCGCAAACGTAGTAGACACAATTTCAGCAATCAAGTACGCTACTGTTAAACCAGTTCGTAATGAAGATGGACGTATCGTTGACTACATCACTGAAGGTGAATTCCCACGCTTTGGTGAAGATGACGACCGTGTAGACAACATCGGTAAACTAGTTATGAAGATGTACCATGAAAAACTAGCGCGCCACAAACTATACAAAAACGCAGAAGCAACAGTATCTCTACTTACAATCACTTCAAATGTTGCCTACTCTAAACAAACTGGACACTCACCAGTTAACCGCGGAGTATTCCTAAATGAAGACGGATCTGTAAACTATGACGAATACGAATTCTTCTCACCAGGAGCTAACCCACTACCTGCATCTCGTGGTGGATGGCTACAAAACTTAAACTCAATTTCTAAACTTGAGTTTAAACATGCAAATGACGGTATCTCACTAACTACCCAAGTATCACCACGTGCCTTAGGTAAAACTCGTGATGAACAAATTGAAAATCTAGTAGACATCCTAGATGCTTACTTCATCAATGGTGGACAACACATGAACCTGAACGTTATGGACCTTAATGATGTTTACGGAAAAATCATGAACGGAGAAGATGTAATCGTACGTATCTCTGGTTACTGTGTAAATACTAAATACCTTGGACCAGAACAACGTAAGGAATTAACAAAACGTGTCTTCCACGAAGTTCTTTCAATGGATGAGGCTGCTCAATAA
- a CDS encoding fructose-bisphosphate aldolase has translation MPIVSAEKFVKAARDNGYAVGGFNTNNLEWTQAILRAAEAKQAPVLVQTSMGAGKYMGGYKTAKNLIENLVESMNITVPVAIHLDHGHYDDALECIEVGYTSLMFDGSHLPIEENLEKTREVVKLAHAKGISVEAEVGTIGGEEDGIVGAGELAPIEDAVAMVETGIDFLAAGIGNIHGPYPANWTGLDLGHLEKLTAAVPNFPIVLHGGSGIPDEQIQEAIKLGVAKVNVNTECQIAFANATRAFAREYDQNEEAYDAKKLFDPRKFLAPGVKAIQEAVEERIDVFGSANKA, from the coding sequence ATGCCAATCGTTTCAGCTGAAAAATTTGTAAAAGCAGCTCGCGACAACGGATACGCTGTCGGAGGATTCAACACAAACAACCTTGAGTGGACTCAAGCTATCCTACGTGCTGCAGAAGCTAAACAAGCTCCAGTTCTTGTTCAAACTTCAATGGGTGCTGGTAAATACATGGGTGGTTACAAAACTGCTAAAAACCTTATCGAAAACCTAGTGGAATCAATGAACATTACTGTTCCTGTAGCAATCCACCTTGACCACGGTCACTACGATGACGCTCTTGAGTGTATCGAAGTTGGTTACACTTCACTTATGTTCGACGGATCTCACCTTCCAATCGAAGAAAACCTTGAAAAAACTCGTGAAGTTGTAAAACTTGCTCACGCTAAAGGTATCTCTGTTGAAGCTGAAGTTGGAACTATCGGTGGAGAAGAAGACGGAATCGTTGGTGCTGGTGAACTTGCTCCAATCGAAGACGCTGTAGCTATGGTTGAAACTGGAATTGACTTCCTTGCAGCTGGTATCGGAAACATCCACGGACCATACCCAGCTAACTGGACTGGTCTTGACCTTGGACACCTTGAAAAACTTACTGCGGCAGTTCCAAACTTCCCAATCGTTCTTCACGGTGGATCAGGAATTCCTGACGAACAAATCCAAGAAGCTATCAAACTTGGAGTTGCTAAAGTTAACGTTAACACTGAGTGTCAAATCGCATTTGCTAACGCAACACGCGCATTCGCTCGCGAATATGACCAAAACGAAGAAGCTTACGATGCTAAGAAATTATTCGACCCACGTAAATTCCTAGCACCAGGTGTTAAAGCTATCCAAGAAGCTGTTGAAGAACGTATCGACGTATTCGGATCAGCTAACAAAGCTTAA
- the thrS gene encoding threonine--tRNA ligase codes for MVKITFPDGATREYQSGVTTYEIAESISKSLAKKTLAGKLNGQLIDWDRPITEDGSLEIVTPDHEDALPLLRHSAAHLFAQAARRLFPNIKLGVGPAIQDGFYYDTDNESGQITNEDLPRIQEEMMKIVKENYPAIRREVTKDEAREIFADDPYKLELIEEHAGEGLTVYSQGEFTDLCRGPHVPSTGRIQVFDLLNVAGAYWRGNSDNNMMQRVYGTAWFDKKDMKKYLKMREEAKERDHRKLGRELDLFMVSQEVGSGLPFWLPNGATIRRTIERYITDKELSLGYEHVYTPIMADVGLYKTSGHWDHYKEDMFPPMDMGDGEELVLRPMNCPHHMMVYKNHIRSYRELPIRVAELGMMHRYEKSGALSGLQRVREMTLNDGHTFVRPDQIKDEFKRTLELMLAVYKDFGIDDYRFRLSYRDPNDTHKYFDDDAMWENAQAMLKAAMDELELDYFEAEGEAAFYGPKLDVQVKTALGNEETLSTIQLDFLLPERFELEYVGADGENHRPVVIHRGIVSTMERFVAYLTEVYKGAFPTWLAPVQATIIPVSNEVHADYAWDVANALKAKGIRLEVDERNEKMGYKIRASQTSKIPYQIVVGDKEQEEGTVNVRRYGSKETQVLKLDDFVDAITSDIANYSRKDPVEA; via the coding sequence ATGGTAAAAATTACTTTTCCTGATGGCGCTACTCGCGAATACCAATCAGGTGTGACTACTTATGAAATCGCTGAATCAATCAGCAAGTCACTTGCTAAAAAGACACTTGCTGGTAAACTAAATGGCCAACTAATCGACTGGGATCGCCCAATCACTGAAGATGGAAGCCTTGAAATCGTGACACCAGATCACGAGGACGCACTACCTTTACTGCGTCACTCTGCTGCCCACCTTTTTGCCCAAGCAGCCCGTCGTCTTTTCCCTAACATTAAACTTGGTGTAGGACCTGCCATCCAAGACGGATTCTACTACGATACTGACAATGAGTCAGGACAAATCACCAACGAAGACCTTCCACGTATCCAAGAAGAGATGATGAAAATCGTCAAGGAAAACTACCCTGCCATCCGCCGCGAGGTTACAAAAGATGAGGCCCGTGAAATCTTTGCAGACGATCCTTACAAGCTTGAACTTATCGAAGAGCACGCTGGTGAAGGCCTAACTGTCTATTCTCAAGGGGAATTCACTGACCTTTGCCGTGGACCTCACGTCCCATCAACAGGCCGCATCCAAGTCTTCGACCTACTTAACGTGGCTGGAGCTTACTGGCGCGGAAACTCTGACAACAACATGATGCAACGTGTTTATGGTACAGCCTGGTTCGATAAAAAGGACATGAAGAAATACCTGAAAATGCGCGAAGAGGCTAAAGAACGTGACCACCGTAAACTAGGTCGTGAACTAGACCTATTCATGGTCAGCCAAGAGGTTGGTAGTGGGCTTCCATTCTGGCTACCAAACGGGGCTACAATCCGCCGTACAATCGAGCGCTACATCACTGATAAAGAACTGAGCTTAGGATACGAACACGTCTACACTCCAATCATGGCTGATGTCGGCCTTTACAAGACTTCAGGACACTGGGATCACTATAAGGAAGACATGTTCCCACCAATGGACATGGGTGACGGTGAAGAGCTTGTTCTTCGTCCAATGAACTGCCCACACCACATGATGGTTTATAAAAACCACATCCGTTCATACCGTGAACTGCCAATCCGTGTGGCGGAACTTGGAATGATGCACCGTTATGAAAAATCTGGAGCACTTTCAGGTCTACAACGTGTACGTGAAATGACCCTGAATGATGGACACACATTTGTCCGCCCTGATCAAATTAAGGACGAATTCAAACGTACTCTTGAGCTGATGCTTGCCGTATACAAAGACTTCGGAATTGACGACTACCGCTTCCGTCTAAGCTACCGTGACCCTAACGACACTCACAAGTACTTTGACGATGATGCAATGTGGGAAAATGCCCAAGCCATGCTTAAGGCAGCCATGGATGAGCTTGAACTTGACTATTTTGAAGCTGAAGGAGAAGCAGCCTTCTACGGACCAAAACTTGACGTACAGGTTAAGACAGCTCTTGGAAACGAAGAAACTCTTTCAACTATCCAGCTTGACTTCCTTCTTCCTGAACGCTTTGAACTGGAATACGTGGGAGCTGACGGAGAAAACCACCGTCCAGTCGTTATCCACCGTGGTATCGTTTCAACTATGGAACGTTTCGTTGCCTACCTAACAGAAGTTTACAAGGGTGCCTTCCCAACTTGGCTAGCTCCTGTTCAAGCAACAATCATCCCAGTTTCAAACGAAGTCCACGCAGACTACGCTTGGGACGTGGCAAACGCCCTTAAGGCTAAAGGAATCCGCCTTGAAGTAGACGAACGTAACGAAAAAATGGGTTATAAAATTCGTGCCAGCCAAACTTCTAAAATCCCTTACCAAATCGTAGTTGGTGACAAGGAACAAGAAGAAGGTACAGTAAACGTCCGCCGTTATGGAAGCAAGGAAACACAAGTCCTTAAACTTGACGACTTCGTTGACGCAATCACTTCAGACATCGCAAACTACTCTCGTAAAGATCCAGTAGAAGCTTAA